A section of the Corynebacterium tuberculostearicum genome encodes:
- a CDS encoding ABC transporter ATP-binding protein has protein sequence MKDNRPNQPKQTTSPKPRCSLHATGIHAGYKDGEDILAGVDLHARAGEVTTLIGPNGCGKSTLLKTLSKILAPRQGSVMVGEADLHAMSAKDAARQVALLPQHPVAPDGLRVGELVARGRHPYQGRMRGLSATDREIIAQACEATEIVDFLDRDIASLSGGQRQRVWLALALAQDTPVLLLDEPTTFLDPAHAMRMLELARAQAQAGKTVVVVLHDLMLAGHYSDSMVVMKSGDIIARGAPKQALSPKVLAQAYGIEAEAWEDPLGDAPIIVPRRVVAAH, from the coding sequence ATGAAGGATAATCGGCCTAATCAGCCAAAACAGACCACGAGCCCGAAGCCTCGGTGCAGCCTCCACGCCACCGGCATTCATGCGGGATATAAGGATGGCGAGGATATCCTTGCCGGCGTTGATCTGCACGCCCGCGCCGGCGAAGTTACCACGCTCATTGGGCCGAATGGCTGCGGCAAGTCGACGCTGCTGAAAACTCTCTCGAAAATCCTGGCCCCGCGGCAGGGCAGCGTCATGGTCGGGGAAGCTGACCTACACGCCATGTCCGCGAAGGATGCCGCGCGGCAGGTGGCGCTACTGCCACAGCACCCCGTGGCCCCCGATGGGCTGCGGGTGGGGGAGTTGGTCGCGCGCGGGCGTCATCCATATCAGGGGAGGATGCGCGGCCTTTCCGCGACGGACCGGGAGATCATTGCGCAGGCCTGCGAGGCTACCGAAATTGTAGACTTCCTCGATCGTGATATCGCTTCGCTATCGGGCGGGCAGCGCCAGCGCGTTTGGCTGGCGTTGGCCCTGGCACAAGATACGCCCGTGCTGCTTCTCGATGAACCCACGACCTTCCTCGACCCTGCCCATGCCATGCGCATGCTGGAGTTGGCCCGCGCACAGGCGCAGGCGGGAAAGACAGTGGTTGTAGTCCTACACGATCTCATGCTGGCGGGCCACTATTCTGATTCCATGGTGGTGATGAAATCCGGCGATATCATCGCTCGTGGGGCACCGAAACAAGCGCTGTCGCCGAAGGTATTGGCGCAGGCCTATGGCATCGAGGCTGAGGCCTGGGAGGATCCGCTTGGCGATGCCCCCATTATCGTTCCCCGCCGCGTCGTAGCGGCGCATTAG
- a CDS encoding multidrug transporter, producing MTYTKRTLWLHAALFVLAFLAFILPVVFGTAALLPVWLTGGLSLGIAACALVDAAYKFFAPSSPRSLRLLSGLAGLVLLIGWGIWVYIYGNMAAVGTGSYRIGTFLLGAGSVLNLFVVAISSLDIQPKAE from the coding sequence ATGACCTATACCAAGCGCACGCTGTGGCTCCACGCCGCGCTCTTTGTCCTCGCATTTCTCGCATTCATTCTGCCTGTAGTCTTTGGCACCGCCGCACTGCTGCCTGTTTGGCTCACTGGCGGTTTGAGCTTGGGCATTGCTGCCTGCGCGCTTGTCGACGCCGCCTATAAGTTCTTCGCCCCCTCCTCCCCACGCAGCCTGCGCCTGCTCTCCGGTCTCGCCGGGCTCGTACTCCTTATTGGCTGGGGAATCTGGGTCTATATCTACGGCAATATGGCCGCCGTAGGCACAGGCTCCTATCGAATCGGCACCTTTTTGCTCGGCGCGGGAAGCGTGCTCAATCTTTTTGTAGTGGCAATTTCTTCTCTAGATATACAACCCAAGGCCGAGTAA
- a CDS encoding PfkB family carbohydrate kinase: MTTIHEDGSASYNFYIEGTADRLVEPQLVPTDIACFGTVSLALEPGASRYAQLLKDFAARGTLVALDPNIRPFYATAEHREFLAELLPYVTLLKLSDEEVEFLGDDLISQVPIVVVTRGGERLSVQAGETKLNVPAAQVPVTDTIGAGDTIMAALLTQIDERGLDSSALAQLGAAEWKDILSFAVTAAGITVSRKGANPPRREEVESSI, from the coding sequence GTGACGACCATCCACGAGGATGGCTCGGCCTCGTATAACTTCTATATCGAAGGCACGGCCGACCGCCTGGTCGAGCCACAGCTGGTCCCCACCGACATCGCCTGCTTCGGCACGGTCTCCCTCGCCCTTGAGCCGGGAGCCTCCCGCTATGCACAACTGCTCAAGGATTTTGCCGCGCGGGGAACCCTGGTCGCCCTCGACCCGAATATCCGCCCTTTCTACGCCACTGCGGAGCACCGCGAGTTCTTGGCGGAACTACTCCCCTACGTGACTTTGTTGAAGCTTTCCGATGAAGAAGTCGAGTTCTTGGGCGACGACCTCATTTCGCAGGTTCCCATCGTAGTGGTCACCCGCGGCGGGGAGAGGCTTAGCGTGCAGGCCGGTGAGACCAAGCTAAACGTGCCGGCCGCACAGGTTCCTGTGACCGATACCATCGGCGCCGGTGATACCATCATGGCCGCATTGCTGACCCAAATTGACGAGCGGGGACTCGACTCCTCCGCGCTCGCCCAACTGGGCGCTGCAGAGTGGAAAGACATCCTGTCCTTCGCCGTAACTGCCGCCGGCATCACCGTCTCCCGGAAGGGTGCCAACCCACCGCGGCGCGAGGAAGTAGAGTCATCAATATGA